The Pelmatolapia mariae isolate MD_Pm_ZW linkage group LG10_11, Pm_UMD_F_2, whole genome shotgun sequence genome includes a region encoding these proteins:
- the LOC134636682 gene encoding aquaporin-11-like, with product MTDLWVSVAVLGVSVLLSELIRSAARLFPRDYRIYLLEAASTFQLCCCTHELKLLGDSAQLELSYGLALTYTVTLVHVVTFQDATCNPTAALESVCRGTRSLRAAGVLITLQFAAAVAAQSYVASVWSQGLSDIHLQHQSTDFRCFDPLGGTLLEAVVVELACAFVFQAACMHVHKLDERLQVHFIAAVVTAAVYAGGEISGAIFNPVLAFSVQFPCSGHTYLEYCFVYWLGPVLGVVSCILLFEKIIPFLFGGSTVGLDVPAVQKKKTQ from the exons ATGACCGACCTGTGGGTTTCCGTAGCGGTGCTGGGGGTTTCGGTGCTCCTCAGCGAGCTGATCCGCTCCGCAGCGCGTCTGTTCCCGAGAGATTACCGGATTTACCTGCTGGAGGCGGCGTCCACATTCCAGCTCTGCTGCTGTACGCATGAACTCAAACTGCTGGGAGACTCGGCCCAGCTGGAGCTCAGTTACGGCCTGGCTCTCACCTACACGGTGACTCTTGTCCACGTGGTAACTTTCCAGGACGCGACCTGTAACCCCACCGCAGCTCTGGAGAGCGTGTGCCGCGGAACCCGCAGCTTAAGGGCGGCCGGCGTCCTCATTACGCTCCAGTTCGCAGCTGCCGTCGCCGCGCAGTCTTATGTCGCCTCCGTGTGGTCGCAGGGTCTCTCCGACATCCACCTGCAGCACCAGAGCACTGACTTCAGGTGCTTCGATCCCCTAGGCGGGACGCTGCTGGAGGCCGTGGTGGTGGAGCTGGCCTGCGCCTTCGTTTTCCAGGCTGCCTGCATGCACGTCCACAAACTGGACGAAAGACTCCAGGTGCACTTCATCGCTGCTGTTGTAACTGCAGCAGTTTATGCAG gTGGAGAGATTTCCGGAGCCATTTTCAACCCAGTATTGGCCTTCTCCGTTCAGTTCCCCTGCAGCGGCCACACCTACCTGGAGTACTGTTTTGTGTACTGGCTGGGACCAGTTTTAG gcgtGGTGAGCTGCATCCTGCTGTTTGAGAAGATCATCCCTTTCCTGTTTGGTGGGAGTACCGTTGGTCTGGACGTTCCTGCCGTCCAAAAAAAGAAGACCCAGTAG